Proteins from one Buchnera aphidicola (Diuraphis noxia) genomic window:
- a CDS encoding riboflavin synthase subunit alpha, producing MFTGIVNGIASIVSIKKKKKIHVITVQLPSVLSKNLKIGDSIAHNGCCLTVKSIDYDYITCDVIQETLKKTNLGILNIGDKINIERSVKYGDEIGGHIISGHVMNTVKVTKILKFDKNYILWLKLQDKNLMKYIFYKGFICIDGISLTVGNVSENEFSINLIPQTLLSTTIGSKKKGSLMNIEVDFYTRTIVDTTEYLINTQSIIFKR from the coding sequence ATGTTTACAGGTATTGTAAATGGAATTGCTAGTATTGTTTCTATAAAAAAGAAAAAAAAAATACATGTCATCACTGTGCAACTTCCATCTGTTTTATCTAAAAATTTAAAAATAGGTGATTCAATAGCACATAATGGATGTTGTTTAACTGTTAAGTCTATTGACTATGATTATATAACATGCGATGTCATACAGGAAACTCTAAAAAAGACTAATTTAGGGATTCTAAATATTGGAGATAAGATAAATATTGAAAGATCAGTGAAATATGGAGATGAAATTGGTGGTCACATAATATCTGGTCATGTGATGAATACAGTTAAAGTCACTAAAATATTAAAATTTGATAAAAATTATATTTTATGGTTAAAATTACAAGATAAAAATTTAATGAAATATATTTTTTATAAAGGATTTATTTGTATTGATGGAATTAGTTTGACTGTTGGAAATGTCTCTGAAAATGAATTTTCTATTAATCTAATACCTCAAACTTTATTGAGTACTACAATAGGTAGTAAAAAAAAAGGTAGTTTAATGAACATCGAAGTAGATTTTTATACTCGAACGATTGTAGATACTACTGAATATTTAATTAATACACAATCAATCATATTCAAAAGATAA
- the rsxA gene encoding electron transport complex subunit RsxA, with product MKHYFLFFISNILIDNFILVKFLGLCPFLGSSNNLKTAIGMSFATTFVVCMSSIFLWLVNFFILLPLDITYLKIIAYMLIISCSVQFLEIVLRNTSPILYRTLGIFLPLITTNCTVLAIPLFNLYSNYTFLESIFYSISASLGFTLVMIIFSCIRERIVLSDIPLPFQGAPIVLITVSMMSIIFMGFKGLVKI from the coding sequence ATGAAACATTATTTTTTATTTTTTATATCTAATATATTAATTGATAATTTTATTTTAGTAAAGTTTCTTGGTTTATGTCCATTTTTAGGTTCTTCAAATAACTTAAAAACTGCTATTGGAATGAGTTTTGCAACTACCTTTGTTGTTTGTATGTCGTCAATTTTTTTATGGTTAGTAAATTTTTTCATTTTATTACCATTGGATATAACTTATTTAAAAATTATAGCTTATATGTTAATTATTTCATGTAGTGTTCAATTTTTAGAAATTGTATTACGTAATACTAGTCCTATATTATATAGGACACTTGGAATTTTTCTTCCTTTAATTACAACTAATTGCACAGTCTTAGCAATTCCATTATTTAACTTATATTCTAATTATACATTTTTAGAGTCTATATTTTATAGTATTAGTGCATCTTTGGGATTTACTTTAGTCATGATTATTTTTTCTTGTATACGTGAACGTATAGTTTTATCTGATATTCCTTTACCGTTTCAAGGTGCTCCTATTGTTTTAATTACTGTTAGTATGATGTCTATTATTTTTATGGGCTTTAAGGGTTTGGTAAAAATTTAA
- the rsxB gene encoding electron transport complex subunit RsxB codes for MLTIFIFAMISFLFGIILGFTSYKCQLKKDPVIESVNELLPQSQCAQCGYPGCYPYATAIVKNSEKINKCLPGGSNVILEISNLLNIEKPINNVVIKDVKIFHTVAWIDEENCVGCSKCVLFCPVDAIIGAPNFIHTVLQNFCTGCNICLLHCPTNCIKIKTR; via the coding sequence ATGCTAACGATTTTTATTTTTGCTATGATATCTTTTTTATTTGGAATCATATTAGGTTTTACTTCTTATAAATGTCAATTAAAAAAAGATCCCGTTATCGAATCTGTAAATGAATTATTACCTCAAAGTCAATGTGCGCAATGCGGATATCCTGGATGTTATCCCTATGCAACTGCAATAGTGAAAAATTCTGAAAAAATTAACAAATGTCTTCCTGGAGGAAGTAATGTTATATTAGAAATTTCTAATTTATTAAATATAGAAAAACCTATTAATAATGTTGTTATTAAAGATGTAAAAATATTTCATACAGTTGCATGGATTGATGAAGAAAATTGTGTAGGATGTTCAAAATGTGTTCTTTTTTGCCCAGTAGATGCAATTATTGGTGCACCAAATTTTATACATACAGTTTTACAAAATTTTTGTACAGGTTGTAATATTTGTTTATTACATTGTCCGACTAATTGTATCAAGATAAAAACAAGATAA
- a CDS encoding RnfABCDGE type electron transport complex subunit D — MMFPKIYYVSSVRKIMFIVIVACIPGIIAKCYFFGSASLIQIFFSVIVALLLETIVLKIRLKTIRTHLQDNSAILTGVLFGLSIPIVPWWMIIIGMFFAIVIGKHLYGGIGQNIFNPAMLGYAVLLISFPIEMNNWNERNYALFSLNEIQQSLNLIFLKYSIFNIENTNFYLVPDFFTEETPLNNFKIQNHLKHFYQVENNTHLNINIQNSWQYINISFCLGGMFLLFKKVICWRIPISFLSALGSISIISFFYSKELFLSPLIHFFSGGTMICAFFIATDPVTTSCTNLGKIVFGIIIGVLTWVIRNYSDYPDAIAFSVLFANMLVPLIDHCTQTSGYGHKNSSKCT, encoded by the coding sequence ATGATGTTTCCTAAAATATATTATGTTTCTAGTGTTAGAAAAATAATGTTTATAGTAATTGTAGCTTGTATTCCTGGCATAATTGCTAAATGTTATTTTTTTGGTAGTGCAAGTTTAATACAAATTTTTTTTTCTGTAATCGTTGCTTTATTATTAGAAACGATAGTATTAAAAATACGTCTAAAAACTATTAGAACTCATTTACAAGATAATTCTGCTATTTTGACTGGAGTTTTATTTGGATTGAGTATTCCTATTGTTCCTTGGTGGATGATAATTATTGGAATGTTTTTTGCTATTGTTATTGGAAAACATTTGTATGGTGGAATTGGCCAAAATATATTTAATCCAGCTATGTTAGGTTATGCGGTTTTATTAATATCTTTTCCAATTGAGATGAATAATTGGAACGAACGAAATTACGCTTTGTTTTCTTTAAATGAGATTCAACAGTCTTTAAATCTCATTTTTTTGAAATATTCTATTTTTAATATCGAAAATACTAATTTTTATTTAGTTCCTGATTTTTTTACTGAGGAAACACCTTTAAATAATTTTAAAATACAAAATCATTTAAAACATTTTTATCAAGTAGAAAATAATACACATCTAAATATTAATATTCAAAATAGCTGGCAATATATAAATATCAGTTTTTGTTTAGGAGGGATGTTTTTACTGTTCAAAAAAGTAATTTGTTGGCGTATTCCAATAAGTTTTTTAAGTGCTTTAGGAAGTATATCAATTATTTCTTTTTTTTATTCGAAAGAATTGTTTTTATCTCCTTTAATACATTTTTTTTCTGGAGGAACAATGATATGTGCTTTTTTTATTGCTACAGATCCAGTTACTACTTCTTGTACTAATTTAGGAAAGATAGTTTTTGGGATAATAATTGGTGTTCTGACCTGGGTTATTCGTAATTATAGCGATTATCCAGATGCAATAGCATTTTCAGTTTTATTCGCCAATATGCTAGTTCCACTAATTGATCATTGTACTCAAACATCTGGATATGGCCATAAAAATTCATCAAAATGTACATAA
- the rsxG gene encoding electron transport complex subunit RsxG, whose amino-acid sequence MYIKILKNAFLISFFSIFSIISIILINKITETKIVDQNQKKEDLLLEKLLSPQVLNKFERKLYKVKNNFLGDDKTHNLWLLLDKKKEAQGAIVEANAPDGYSGSIHMLVAAYFDGKIIGVRILSHKETPGIGDKIELSISNWITKFSNIYVSSEEDTSCLLKKYGGKIEQFTGATITPQAVSNAVKRAVLFIKNISSILDLANEHIYDM is encoded by the coding sequence ATGTACATAAAAATATTAAAAAACGCTTTTTTAATTAGTTTTTTTTCTATTTTTTCTATTATTAGTATAATTTTAATAAATAAAATAACTGAAACTAAAATAGTTGATCAAAATCAAAAAAAAGAAGATCTTTTATTAGAAAAGCTTTTATCTCCGCAAGTGTTAAATAAATTTGAAAGAAAATTATACAAAGTAAAAAATAACTTTTTGGGAGATGATAAAACTCATAATTTATGGTTATTATTAGATAAAAAAAAGGAAGCACAAGGAGCTATTGTTGAAGCGAATGCTCCTGATGGTTATTCAGGTTCAATTCATATGTTAGTAGCGGCATATTTTGACGGTAAAATTATTGGAGTACGGATATTGTCTCATAAGGAAACTCCAGGAATCGGAGATAAAATTGAATTATCAATTTCTAATTGGATTACTAAGTTTTCTAATATTTATGTATCTTCTGAAGAAGATACTAGTTGTTTATTAAAAAAATATGGAGGAAAAATTGAACAATTTACAGGAGCTACAATCACTCCACAGGCAGTAAGTAATGCGGTGAAAAGAGCAGTTCTTTTTATTAAAAATATATCATCTATTTTAGATCTTGCGAATGAACATATTTATGACATGTAA